A region from the Bradyrhizobium erythrophlei genome encodes:
- the glpD gene encoding glycerol-3-phosphate dehydrogenase, with amino-acid sequence MDRIFDLAIIGGGVNGCGIARDAAGRGNSVFLCEMNDLASGTSSWSTKLVHGGLRYLEYYEFRLVREALIEREILWQIAPHIIRPLRFVLPHHAGLRPAWLLRLGLFLYDHIGGRKLLPPTRSVDLTSDEVGKPLVPNRFTRGFEYSDCFVDDARLVILTARDAADRGADIRTRSRAVEIRQADGIWRVTVENMLSRERSTIQARALVNAGGPWVEQVLASGAGVNARAKVRLVQGSHIVVRKLYAHDRAYMFQNSDGRIVFAIPYQDDFTLIGTTDRDYEGDPSKVKASDEEIKYLCDSVSEYLAKPVKPEDVVWTYSGVRPLYDDGASEAKAATRDYVFELDTPGGAPLLSIYGGKITTYRRLAEEALERLSPYLRSATPREDFTPREDFKARQGWTAKAALPGGDIDVSAIPALTAELVRHYPFLNAAHANRLAHAYGTRAAKWLGTAKSPADLGQSFGATLTEREVRYLMASEWALTAEDIVWRRSKLGLRMSPAEIAALDDWISAHRASLANPLREAGART; translated from the coding sequence TTGGATCGAATTTTCGACCTCGCAATCATTGGAGGCGGCGTTAACGGCTGCGGTATCGCGCGCGACGCGGCCGGCCGCGGGAACTCCGTTTTTCTGTGTGAAATGAACGACTTGGCGAGCGGGACGTCGTCCTGGTCGACCAAGCTCGTGCATGGCGGGCTGCGTTATCTCGAATATTACGAATTTCGTTTGGTGCGCGAGGCGCTGATCGAGCGCGAAATCCTCTGGCAGATCGCGCCCCACATCATCCGGCCCCTGCGATTCGTGCTGCCGCACCATGCCGGCCTGCGCCCGGCCTGGCTGCTGCGGCTCGGCCTCTTCCTCTACGACCATATCGGCGGCCGCAAGCTGCTGCCGCCGACCCGCTCGGTCGATCTCACAAGCGACGAGGTCGGAAAGCCGCTGGTCCCCAACCGCTTCACCCGCGGTTTCGAATATTCCGACTGTTTCGTCGATGACGCCCGGCTCGTCATCCTCACCGCGCGGGACGCGGCCGACCGCGGCGCCGACATCCGCACCCGCTCGCGCGCGGTGGAAATTCGCCAGGCCGACGGCATCTGGCGCGTCACGGTCGAAAATATGCTGAGCCGCGAGCGTTCGACCATCCAGGCGCGCGCGCTGGTCAATGCCGGCGGTCCCTGGGTCGAACAGGTGCTGGCGTCGGGCGCCGGGGTCAACGCGCGGGCAAAAGTGCGGCTGGTGCAGGGCTCGCACATCGTGGTGCGCAAGCTCTACGCCCATGACCGCGCCTACATGTTCCAGAACTCCGACGGCCGGATCGTGTTTGCGATCCCCTATCAGGACGACTTTACGCTCATCGGCACCACCGACCGCGACTACGAGGGCGACCCCTCGAAGGTGAAGGCTTCGGACGAGGAGATCAAATACCTCTGCGATTCCGTCAGCGAATATCTGGCAAAGCCGGTCAAACCCGAGGACGTGGTCTGGACCTATTCCGGCGTGCGTCCGCTCTATGACGACGGCGCCAGCGAAGCCAAGGCCGCCACCCGCGATTACGTGTTCGAGCTCGACACGCCCGGCGGCGCGCCGCTGCTGTCGATCTATGGCGGCAAGATCACCACCTACCGCCGCCTCGCCGAAGAGGCGCTGGAACGGCTCTCGCCTTATTTGCGCAGCGCCACGCCCCGCGAGGACTTCACGCCCCGCGAGGACTTCAAGGCGCGCCAAGGCTGGACCGCGAAGGCGGCGCTGCCCGGCGGCGACATCGACGTCTCGGCGATCCCGGCGCTGACGGCGGAACTGGTGCGCCATTATCCGTTCCTCAACGCCGCCCATGCCAACCGGCTGGCGCACGCCTATGGCACCCGCGCCGCGAAATGGCTCGGCACGGCAAAATCTCCGGCCGATCTCGGCCAATCCTTCGGCGCCACCTTGACGGAGCGCGAAGTCAGGTACCTGATGGCGTCGGAGTGGGCGTTGACCGCCGAGGATATCGTATGGCGGCGATCCAAGCTTGGATTGCGGATGTCGCCTGCCGAGATCGCGGCCCTCGACGACTGGATATCAGCCCATCGTGCCTCCCTGGCCAATCCCTTGCGCGAAGCAGGAGCGCGGACGTGA
- a CDS encoding DeoR/GlpR family DNA-binding transcription regulator, with protein MTGLTHRQSEILNIARAFGRVMVDDLAKRFEVSAQTIRKDLNDLCDHRSLTRIHGGAIIASGVENLAYEARRFVAAEEKKAIGTAAAELIPNGCSLFINIGTTTEEVASALTSHEDLLVITNNLNVAMLLYRHPRIEVIVAGGAVRRADGAVIGSTAISLIGQFKVDYAIIGASAIDEEGALLDFDYREVQAAQAIIANARKVMLVADSTKLRRSAPVRIAHISQIQTFVTDAALPAGLANICHTRGIEVIEAMPKASADIDEAGPELPSTVTRLR; from the coding sequence GTGACCGGACTGACCCATCGCCAATCCGAAATCCTCAACATCGCCCGCGCCTTCGGCCGGGTGATGGTGGACGATCTCGCCAAGCGTTTCGAGGTCTCGGCGCAGACCATCCGCAAGGATCTCAACGACCTCTGCGATCACCGCTCTCTCACCCGCATCCATGGCGGCGCCATCATCGCCTCCGGCGTCGAGAACCTCGCCTATGAGGCGCGCCGCTTCGTCGCCGCCGAGGAGAAAAAGGCGATCGGGACGGCCGCGGCGGAGCTGATCCCGAACGGCTGCTCGCTGTTCATCAACATCGGCACCACGACGGAAGAGGTCGCCAGCGCTCTGACATCGCATGAGGACCTGCTCGTCATCACCAACAACCTCAATGTCGCGATGCTGCTGTACCGGCACCCGCGCATCGAGGTGATCGTGGCCGGCGGCGCGGTGCGCCGGGCCGACGGTGCGGTGATCGGCTCGACCGCCATCAGCCTGATCGGCCAGTTCAAGGTCGATTACGCCATCATCGGTGCCTCCGCGATCGATGAGGAAGGGGCGCTGCTGGATTTCGACTACCGCGAGGTGCAGGCGGCGCAGGCCATCATCGCCAACGCGCGCAAGGTGATGCTGGTCGCCGACAGCACGAAACTGCGCCGCAGCGCCCCGGTCCGCATCGCCCATATCAGCCAGATCCAGACCTTTGTCACGGACGCCGCCCTTCCGGCCGGCCTCGCCAATATCTGCCACACCCGCGGCATCGAGGTGATCGAGGCGATGCCGAAGGCGTCAGCGGACATCGATGAAGCCGGACCCGAGCTGCCGTCGACGGTCACGCGGCTGCGGTAG
- a CDS encoding acyl-CoA thioesterase, whose product MTDTQAVRAPLNTGEEPQGDLCIRTLAMPADTNANGDIFGGWLLSQMDIGGGIFASKIAKSRTVTVAIEAMNFRKPVYVGDLVSVHANLVKVGRTSVTVHLEAWVLRRKELCAILVTDGNFTYVSIDDQGHPQAVQRQEPLIIT is encoded by the coding sequence ATGACCGATACCCAAGCCGTTCGCGCTCCGCTCAATACCGGGGAGGAGCCGCAGGGCGATCTTTGCATCCGCACGCTGGCGATGCCCGCCGATACCAATGCGAACGGCGATATCTTCGGCGGCTGGCTGCTCAGCCAGATGGATATCGGCGGCGGAATCTTCGCGTCCAAGATTGCAAAATCACGCACCGTCACGGTGGCGATCGAAGCCATGAATTTCCGCAAGCCCGTCTATGTCGGCGATCTCGTTTCCGTGCACGCCAATCTGGTCAAGGTCGGCAGAACCTCGGTCACCGTGCATCTAGAAGCCTGGGTGCTTCGCCGCAAGGAATTGTGCGCGATCCTGGTGACCGACGGCAATTTTACCTACGTCTCGATCGACGACCAGGGCCACCCGCAGGCGGTTCAGCGCCAGGAGCCGCTGATCATCACCTGA
- a CDS encoding 3-hydroxyacyl-CoA dehydrogenase NAD-binding domain-containing protein: MDSRIMNVLGDRVLELGPTPEEGGPYRNFKLTRDADGIAWLLFDRANASANTLSADVIEELDQVLAALESQRPAGLVIRSAKKSGFVAGADINEFRGATDPRAVETAIGRARAVIDRLEGLKVPSVAVIHGFCLGGGLEVALACQSRIAVDGARFGFPEVMLGLHPGLGGTARFTRLVNPLQAMTLMLTGKTIDARRAKSLGLVDGVAQERHVRNAVKDALFGHLKRSRPGLVNAVLNFTPVRGFLASRMRREAEKAAPHEHYPAPFALIDLWEKHGGDKAAMLAAEKTSFADLMVTRTAQNLIRVFFLREQMKKLAGSGNKVGHVHVIGAGAMGGDIAAWCANQGMRVTLADMKLEPIAGAMKRASDLFGKIMRKRTDVRDALDRLVPDMDGEGVRNADLIIEAVPEKLELKQKVYGSLEPKMKPGAILATNTSSIPLQDLRTSLQKPERLLGLHFFNPVSRLQLVEVVSHDGSDPDLLKQALAFVGAIDRLPLPVRSSPGFLVNRALTPYMLEAMVMLDEKIDKLEIDAAAEQFGMPMGPIELADQVGLDICLDVGDMLRSKFGDSLPPTPAWLREKVARGELGRKTGKGFYVWKEGKADKAAASPSAVRPTPEMIDRLILPMSNVCVACLREGIVDNADTVDGAMIFGTGYAPFRGGPLNYARTRGAENVVEALRALAVKFGGRFTPDAGWDSFK; this comes from the coding sequence ATGGACTCACGCATCATGAACGTTCTCGGCGACCGCGTGCTGGAGCTCGGGCCGACGCCCGAGGAAGGCGGCCCGTACCGGAATTTCAAGCTGACGCGCGACGCCGACGGCATCGCGTGGCTATTGTTCGACCGCGCCAACGCCAGCGCCAACACGCTGTCGGCCGACGTCATCGAGGAACTCGACCAGGTGCTTGCGGCGCTGGAAAGCCAGCGCCCCGCGGGCCTTGTCATCCGCTCCGCCAAGAAATCCGGCTTCGTCGCCGGCGCCGACATCAATGAATTCCGCGGCGCGACCGATCCCCGCGCCGTCGAGACCGCGATCGGCCGCGCTCGCGCGGTGATCGACCGCCTCGAGGGTCTAAAGGTGCCGAGCGTCGCCGTGATCCACGGCTTCTGCCTCGGCGGCGGCCTCGAAGTAGCACTAGCCTGCCAGTCGCGGATTGCCGTCGATGGCGCCCGCTTTGGTTTTCCGGAAGTGATGCTCGGCCTGCATCCGGGCCTGGGCGGCACCGCGCGTTTCACGCGCCTGGTCAATCCGCTGCAGGCGATGACCTTGATGCTGACCGGCAAGACCATCGACGCGCGGCGGGCCAAGTCGCTCGGGCTGGTCGACGGCGTGGCGCAGGAGCGCCATGTCCGCAATGCCGTGAAGGACGCGCTGTTCGGCCATTTGAAACGCAGCCGGCCGGGTCTTGTCAACGCGGTCCTGAACTTTACGCCGGTGCGCGGCTTCCTCGCCTCGCGGATGCGTCGTGAAGCGGAAAAGGCAGCGCCCCACGAGCACTATCCCGCACCTTTTGCCCTGATCGATCTCTGGGAAAAGCACGGCGGCGACAAGGCGGCGATGCTGGCTGCCGAAAAGACCTCCTTCGCCGATCTGATGGTCACGCGGACGGCGCAGAACCTGATCCGGGTGTTTTTCCTGCGCGAGCAGATGAAGAAACTCGCCGGCAGCGGCAACAAGGTCGGGCATGTCCATGTCATCGGCGCCGGCGCGATGGGCGGCGACATCGCGGCCTGGTGCGCCAACCAGGGCATGCGGGTGACGCTGGCCGACATGAAGCTAGAGCCGATTGCGGGGGCAATGAAGCGGGCTTCGGATTTGTTCGGCAAGATCATGCGCAAGCGCACCGATGTGCGCGACGCGCTGGATCGCCTGGTGCCCGATATGGACGGCGAGGGCGTCCGCAACGCCGATCTCATCATCGAGGCCGTCCCGGAAAAGCTCGAGCTGAAGCAAAAGGTCTATGGCTCGCTGGAGCCGAAGATGAAGCCGGGCGCGATCCTGGCCACCAACACCTCTAGCATTCCGCTGCAGGATCTGCGCACCAGCTTGCAAAAGCCGGAGCGGCTGCTCGGGCTGCATTTCTTCAATCCGGTGTCGCGGCTGCAACTGGTCGAGGTCGTCAGCCATGACGGCAGCGATCCCGACCTGCTGAAGCAAGCGCTGGCCTTTGTCGGCGCCATCGACCGGCTGCCGCTCCCGGTCAGGAGTTCGCCGGGCTTCCTCGTCAACCGCGCGCTGACGCCCTATATGCTGGAGGCGATGGTGATGCTGGACGAGAAGATCGACAAGCTTGAGATCGATGCGGCCGCGGAACAATTCGGCATGCCGATGGGGCCGATCGAACTCGCCGACCAGGTCGGCCTCGATATCTGCCTCGACGTCGGCGACATGCTGCGTTCGAAATTCGGCGACTCTCTCCCGCCGACGCCGGCCTGGCTGCGCGAGAAGGTGGCAAGGGGCGAACTCGGGCGCAAAACGGGCAAGGGGTTTTATGTCTGGAAGGAGGGCAAGGCCGACAAGGCGGCTGCTTCGCCTTCCGCGGTGCGGCCGACGCCGGAAATGATCGACCGGCTGATCCTGCCGATGTCGAACGTCTGCGTCGCCTGTTTGCGCGAAGGCATTGTCGACAATGCCGACACCGTCGACGGCGCCATGATCTTCGGCACCGGCTACGCGCCGTTCCGCGGTGGCCCCCTGAATTACGCACGCACACGGGGAGCGGAGAATGTGGTTGAGGCGCTGCGCGCGCTCGCTGTGAAATTCGGCGGCCGGTTCACGCCGGATGCCGGCTGGGATAGTTTCAAATAG
- a CDS encoding acetyl-CoA C-acetyltransferase, with protein sequence MARPVFIIDGSRTPFLKARSGPGPFTPVDLAVQCGRPLLARQSFAPTAFDQVILGCVNVIADEMNPARVAALRLGMGEAMVAFTVQINCGSGMQSIDTGYRYIREGVSDLILAGGAEALSYAPLVWPQAGVRWFAGLAGAKGILARLAALAKARPAYFKPIIGLERGLTDPITELNMGQTAEVVGHLFGITRAQSDAYAAESHKRLAHAQAQGFLKGEVETAFDRDGNFYDHDDGVRPDSTPETLARLKPVFERPWGQVTAGNSSQITDGACWTILASEEAVKKHGLVPKAVIVDSQWSALDPSIMGLGPVLSATELLKRNQLSVGDIETWELNEAFATQVLGCLAAWNDDKFCREILGLDGAAGPIDPAKLNVDGGAISLGHPVGCSGNRIVLHLVNAMKRLGTKRGIATECIGGGQGGAMLIETV encoded by the coding sequence ATGGCGCGACCGGTTTTTATTATCGACGGCAGTCGGACGCCGTTCCTCAAAGCGCGCTCCGGTCCGGGCCCGTTCACCCCGGTCGATCTTGCCGTGCAATGCGGCCGGCCACTGCTGGCACGGCAATCTTTCGCGCCCACCGCCTTCGATCAGGTCATCCTCGGCTGCGTCAACGTCATCGCCGACGAGATGAACCCCGCGCGGGTCGCCGCCTTAAGGCTCGGCATGGGCGAAGCAATGGTCGCGTTCACCGTGCAGATCAATTGCGGCTCCGGCATGCAGTCGATCGACACCGGCTACCGCTACATCCGGGAGGGCGTCTCCGACCTGATCCTGGCCGGCGGCGCCGAGGCCCTGAGCTACGCGCCCCTGGTGTGGCCGCAAGCCGGTGTGCGCTGGTTTGCGGGGCTCGCCGGCGCCAAGGGCATCCTCGCCAGGCTGGCTGCACTGGCGAAGGCGCGGCCGGCCTACTTCAAGCCCATCATCGGGCTGGAGCGCGGGCTGACCGATCCCATCACCGAACTCAATATGGGCCAGACCGCCGAGGTGGTCGGTCATCTCTTCGGCATCACGCGTGCACAGTCGGATGCCTATGCGGCCGAAAGCCACAAGCGGCTCGCCCATGCGCAGGCCCAAGGTTTCCTCAAGGGCGAGGTCGAAACCGCCTTCGACCGCGACGGCAATTTCTACGATCACGACGACGGCGTGCGGCCGGACTCGACGCCGGAGACGCTGGCACGGCTGAAGCCGGTGTTCGAGCGGCCCTGGGGCCAGGTCACCGCCGGCAATTCCTCGCAGATCACCGACGGCGCCTGCTGGACCATCCTGGCGTCGGAAGAAGCGGTCAAGAAGCACGGCCTGGTGCCGAAAGCCGTGATCGTCGACAGCCAGTGGTCGGCGCTCGATCCCTCCATCATGGGCCTCGGTCCGGTGCTGTCGGCCACCGAGCTTTTAAAGCGCAACCAATTGTCGGTCGGCGACATCGAGACCTGGGAATTGAACGAGGCGTTTGCGACGCAAGTGCTGGGATGCCTCGCCGCCTGGAACGACGACAAATTCTGCCGCGAGATTTTGGGCCTCGACGGGGCTGCCGGGCCGATCGATCCGGCGAAGCTCAATGTCGACGGCGGCGCCATCAGCCTCGGCCATCCCGTCGGGTGCAGCGGTAACCGCATCGTGCTGCATCTGGTCAACGCCATGAAGCGGCTGGGTACCAAGCGCGGCATCGCCACCGAATGCATCGGCGGCGGGCAGGGCGGCGCGATGCTGATCGAGACGGTGTGA
- a CDS encoding acyl-CoA dehydrogenase — protein MSSFSFRRDIITRPIFSWAHGVLPAMSDTEREALEAGDVWWDADLFTGNPDWSKLLATAPATLTPEEQAFLAGPVDELCGMLDDWKINWEWRNLPPEVWSFIKAKKFFGMIIPKEFGGLGFSPYAHSEVVRKISTRSVTAAVTVMVPNSLGPGELLMRFGTREQQQQWLPRLADGREIPCFGLTSPEAGSDAASMIDSGIICKGTFEGREMLGLRLNWYKRYITLGPVATLLGLAFKAYDPDHLVGSQDELGITVALIPTHLAGVEIGRRHLPSMQVFQNGPNWGRDVFIPMDYIIGGEARLGQGWKMLMTALAAGRGISLPSLSAAGAAFAARTTGAYARIREQFNVPIGKFEGIEEPLARIAATAYLLDAARRLTCAALNQGHHPAVISGIMKLQATERMRIAIDDAMDVHGGKAVIDGPQNYMGSLYRSVPVGITVEGANILTRNLIVFGQGAIRAHPFLLDEMNALGEEDRAKGLDAFDKVFWKHIGHSITTLFRAWGRNWTGGAFASAPDAGDATGFYRQLSRYSSAFALCADMALLTLGGALKRKEMLSARFGDILSELYLLSGALKRWEDEGRQPADFAALEWCMASGFKTIENRFAEILANLPNRFVASVLKFVVQPLGARVLGPSDRVIHQCAQLVLEPSAARDRLTPDLSHVDDDGGVARLEKAFLLVTAAEDIAKRLRAARIHDLKEAVKKGVITQAEADQLAAAREAVAKVIEVDDFAPEALSPIYTKPADVHQFFQELGEQRAAS, from the coding sequence ATGAGCTCCTTCTCCTTTCGCCGCGATATCATCACCAGGCCGATCTTCTCCTGGGCGCATGGCGTGCTGCCGGCGATGTCGGACACCGAGCGCGAGGCGCTGGAGGCCGGCGACGTCTGGTGGGACGCCGATCTCTTTACGGGCAATCCGGACTGGTCGAAGCTCCTCGCCACGGCGCCCGCGACGCTGACGCCGGAGGAGCAGGCCTTCCTCGCTGGTCCGGTCGACGAGCTCTGCGGCATGCTCGACGACTGGAAGATCAATTGGGAATGGCGCAACCTGCCGCCGGAGGTGTGGTCCTTCATCAAGGCCAAGAAATTCTTCGGCATGATCATACCGAAGGAATTTGGCGGACTCGGCTTCTCGCCCTATGCGCATTCGGAAGTGGTGCGCAAGATTTCGACGCGTTCGGTGACCGCCGCCGTCACCGTGATGGTGCCGAACTCGCTCGGCCCCGGCGAACTCCTGATGCGCTTCGGAACCAGGGAGCAGCAGCAGCAATGGCTGCCGCGGCTCGCCGATGGCCGCGAGATTCCCTGTTTTGGCCTGACCAGCCCGGAAGCAGGCTCCGACGCCGCCTCGATGATCGACAGCGGCATCATCTGCAAGGGCACCTTCGAAGGCCGCGAAATGCTCGGGCTGCGGCTGAACTGGTACAAGCGCTACATCACGCTCGGGCCCGTGGCGACGCTTTTGGGCTTGGCTTTCAAGGCCTACGACCCCGATCATCTCGTGGGTTCACAAGATGAGCTCGGCATCACCGTGGCGCTCATCCCGACGCATCTTGCGGGCGTCGAGATCGGCCGCAGGCATCTGCCGTCGATGCAGGTGTTCCAGAACGGCCCGAATTGGGGCCGCGATGTCTTCATCCCCATGGATTACATCATCGGCGGTGAGGCGCGCCTCGGCCAGGGCTGGAAGATGCTGATGACGGCGCTGGCCGCCGGCCGCGGCATCTCGCTGCCGTCGCTGTCGGCCGCGGGTGCGGCCTTTGCCGCGCGCACCACCGGCGCCTACGCCCGGATCCGCGAGCAGTTCAACGTGCCGATTGGCAAGTTCGAGGGCATCGAGGAGCCGCTGGCCCGGATCGCGGCGACCGCCTATCTGCTCGACGCGGCGCGGCGGCTGACCTGTGCGGCGCTCAACCAGGGCCACCATCCCGCTGTCATTTCCGGTATCATGAAGCTGCAGGCGACCGAGCGGATGCGGATCGCGATCGACGACGCCATGGACGTCCATGGCGGCAAGGCTGTGATCGACGGTCCGCAGAACTACATGGGCAGTCTGTATCGCTCGGTGCCGGTCGGCATCACCGTCGAGGGCGCCAATATCCTGACCCGCAACCTGATCGTATTCGGGCAGGGTGCGATCCGCGCGCATCCTTTTCTTTTGGATGAGATGAACGCATTGGGTGAGGAAGACCGCGCCAAGGGATTGGACGCATTCGACAAGGTGTTCTGGAAACATATCGGCCACAGCATCACCACGCTGTTCCGCGCCTGGGGCCGCAATTGGACCGGAGGCGCCTTTGCGTCGGCGCCCGATGCAGGAGATGCGACTGGATTCTACCGACAGCTCTCGCGCTACTCTTCGGCCTTTGCGCTGTGCGCCGACATGGCGCTGCTGACGCTTGGCGGCGCCCTGAAACGCAAAGAGATGTTGTCGGCTCGCTTCGGCGATATCTTGTCTGAACTCTATCTGCTGTCCGGCGCGCTGAAACGCTGGGAGGACGAAGGGCGCCAGCCGGCGGATTTCGCCGCGCTGGAATGGTGCATGGCGAGCGGCTTCAAGACCATCGAGAACCGTTTTGCTGAAATCCTGGCCAACCTGCCTAACCGCTTCGTCGCTTCTGTGCTCAAATTCGTGGTGCAGCCATTGGGCGCCCGCGTCCTCGGGCCTTCCGATCGCGTGATCCATCAATGCGCCCAGCTGGTGCTGGAGCCGTCGGCCGCGCGCGACCGGCTGACGCCGGATCTGTCGCATGTCGACGACGATGGCGGCGTGGCGCGGCTGGAAAAGGCGTTTCTTCTGGTCACCGCCGCCGAGGATATCGCCAAGCGATTGCGCGCCGCCCGCATCCACGACTTGAAGGAAGCCGTTAAGAAGGGCGTCATCACCCAAGCAGAGGCCGACCAGCTTGCGGCCGCGCGTGAAGCGGTTGCGAAAGTGATCGAGGTTGACGACTTCGCGCCGGAAGCACTGTCGCCGATTTACACGAAGCCGGCCGATGTGCATCAGTTCTTTCAGGAGCTCGGTGAGCAAAGGGCGGCAAGCTGA
- a CDS encoding flavin reductase family protein, with translation MDASTPKDLHFYEPKNGHGLKHDPFNAVIAPRPIGWISSRDARGNINLAPYSFFNGFCYTPPIIGFSSTSWKDSVANIQETGEFVWNLATMDLAKQMNATAAHVDHEVSEFKIAGLTAVPGKLVNVPRVGESPVSFECKLTQIIQLQGADGKKAQAWLTLGEVVAVHIDKAMIKDGVYQTALARPIVRAGRRGDYFEIRPEAMFEMVRPD, from the coding sequence GTGGACGCATCGACCCCGAAAGACCTGCATTTCTACGAGCCGAAGAACGGCCACGGCCTCAAGCACGATCCGTTCAACGCCGTCATTGCCCCAAGGCCGATCGGCTGGATTTCGTCGCGCGATGCCAGGGGCAATATCAATCTGGCACCCTACAGTTTCTTCAACGGCTTTTGCTATACGCCGCCGATCATCGGCTTTTCCTCGACCTCCTGGAAGGACAGCGTCGCCAATATCCAGGAGACCGGCGAATTCGTCTGGAATCTCGCGACCATGGATCTGGCGAAGCAGATGAACGCGACCGCCGCACACGTCGACCACGAGGTCAGCGAGTTCAAGATCGCTGGATTGACCGCGGTGCCGGGCAAACTCGTCAACGTGCCCCGGGTCGGCGAAAGCCCGGTTTCGTTCGAATGCAAGCTGACCCAGATCATCCAGCTGCAGGGCGCCGACGGCAAGAAGGCGCAGGCCTGGCTCACCCTCGGCGAGGTCGTCGCCGTCCACATCGACAAGGCCATGATCAAGGACGGCGTCTACCAGACCGCGCTGGCCCGTCCCATCGTGCGCGCCGGCAGACGCGGCGACTACTTTGAAATTCGCCCCGAGGCGATGTTCGAGATGGTGCGGCCGGATTGA
- a CDS encoding TetR/AcrR family transcriptional regulator, with protein sequence MTLVSEHIEHDTRERILVVAERLFREIGYQKTTVADIAKVLRMSPANVYRFFDSKKAIHEGVARTLMGGVEDAAQAIAAKPGPAAARLRELITTIHRMNCERYIGDSKLHEMVEIAMEESWEVCVAHMQRLTETIAQVIAEGAASGEFDAPDVPLAAMCTCTAMMRFFHPQMIAQAASKPGPSLDQMVDFVLAGLTARSKTAGK encoded by the coding sequence ATGACGCTGGTTTCCGAACATATCGAACACGACACGAGGGAGCGGATTCTCGTGGTGGCGGAACGCCTGTTTCGCGAAATCGGCTATCAGAAGACCACCGTCGCCGACATCGCCAAGGTGCTGCGGATGAGCCCGGCGAACGTCTATCGCTTTTTCGATTCGAAAAAGGCGATCCACGAGGGTGTCGCGCGCACCCTGATGGGCGGGGTCGAGGACGCCGCCCAGGCGATCGCGGCCAAGCCGGGACCCGCGGCCGCCCGCCTGCGCGAACTCATCACCACCATCCATCGCATGAACTGCGAACGCTATATCGGCGATTCCAAGCTGCATGAGATGGTCGAGATCGCGATGGAGGAGAGCTGGGAGGTCTGCGTCGCCCACATGCAGCGGCTGACCGAGACCATCGCCCAGGTCATCGCCGAGGGCGCGGCCTCCGGCGAGTTCGACGCCCCGGATGTGCCGCTGGCGGCGATGTGCACCTGCACCGCGATGATGCGGTTTTTCCATCCGCAGATGATCGCGCAAGCCGCCAGCAAGCCAGGCCCGTCGCTGGACCAGATGGTCGATTTTGTCCTCGCCGGACTGACCGCGCGGAGCAAGACGGCCGGGAAATAA